From a region of the Methanobacterium sp. genome:
- a CDS encoding PAS domain S-box protein, which yields MEYDTIKPIVSFRQAVIIALILLIIFCALTFFLPDERLKLIFSDLLLPLAAILASFSLFYAAKCSKIYSKKLYIAWMLIAAGQLFGALGAIAWLIFELILNQQPFPSLADVFYLTYYPLFLAGIFYLPFKHLTRTDRANMILDISIVMVAALLLFWNFLIGPTLELSAGQPLWAIILSVAYPIFDLMLIFPLLMLIFQRFELKNQWPLLLLMFSSMMMIITDSFFGYQSILGVYISGGPLDIGYMVAYILAGLAGILQANNIINTPPNETKKTDTPPKSETIEYKTKQNNLTLYLPYLWVLIPYFLLIWSHYYKIYTDFLTLALGVFIIIGLTITRQILTLNENRWLNEQLQNAHDKLEMRVKKRTAELVDANEELQNEIIERKKAEEELELKARLLDAATDSIMLHDMDGNPLYMNQTTYTSRGYTKDEMMNLNLRELEAQEYRTKMKTRIKDLIENGEAIFETANYRKDQSVVPVEIHAQIIESKGKKLILGVARDITQRKINEAKLKNYQEHLEELVEQRTGELEKINQLLLKEIDERKHIEKALKESESAYKAIFENTGTATMIVEEDTSISLINAEAERLTGYLKEEIEGKRHWIEFIYKDDLEKMKTYHQLRRTEPLTAPKTYEARGIFKEGKIRNVIITVDIIPGTTKSVASFLDITERKQAEKQIKASLKEKEVLLREVHHRVKNNMQIISSLLNIQTYQITDKKALNIFKESQNRVKSMAMIHEKLYQSKDLTLIDFSDYIASLTSSIFSSYETDLKRIKWDINAEHILIGVDTAIPCGLIINELVTNSLKHGFVDGRKGKITIDLHHYEKDKFKLTVKDDGINFPENIDFKNTKTVGLQLINGLVEQLDGTIELDRSHGTEFTIIFKELKYTERI from the coding sequence ATGGAATATGATACTATTAAACCAATAGTTTCCTTTCGTCAAGCTGTTATCATTGCCCTTATTTTACTAATTATTTTCTGTGCATTAACCTTCTTTTTACCAGATGAAAGACTCAAACTCATATTCAGTGACCTTTTATTACCATTAGCTGCCATTTTAGCATCTTTCAGTTTGTTTTATGCAGCTAAATGCTCTAAAATTTATTCAAAGAAACTTTATATCGCTTGGATGCTTATAGCTGCAGGTCAGCTGTTTGGAGCATTAGGAGCAATAGCATGGCTGATTTTTGAACTGATACTAAACCAACAACCATTTCCCTCTTTAGCAGATGTCTTTTACCTGACATATTATCCTCTATTTCTTGCAGGAATTTTTTATTTGCCATTTAAGCATTTAACTCGTACTGATAGAGCTAACATGATTCTGGATATCAGTATCGTTATGGTTGCTGCTTTACTCCTCTTTTGGAATTTTTTAATTGGCCCTACTCTTGAACTTAGTGCTGGGCAGCCATTATGGGCAATTATACTCTCTGTAGCATATCCTATCTTTGATTTAATGTTAATATTTCCTTTACTGATGCTAATTTTTCAGCGTTTTGAATTGAAAAACCAGTGGCCCCTACTCCTTCTAATGTTTAGTTCTATGATGATGATTATAACTGATTCATTTTTCGGCTACCAATCCATTTTAGGTGTTTACATAAGTGGAGGCCCATTAGATATAGGTTATATGGTTGCATATATACTGGCTGGCCTGGCTGGAATATTACAGGCAAATAATATAATCAATACGCCTCCAAACGAAACTAAAAAAACAGATACGCCCCCAAAATCCGAAACTATAGAATATAAAACAAAACAAAACAACTTAACCCTTTATCTACCTTACTTATGGGTTCTAATTCCCTATTTTCTGTTGATATGGAGCCATTACTACAAAATATACACAGATTTCCTCACACTGGCATTAGGAGTGTTTATAATCATTGGTTTGACCATCACTCGGCAAATTTTAACTTTAAATGAAAATAGATGGCTTAATGAACAGTTGCAAAATGCCCATGATAAACTGGAAATGAGAGTCAAAAAAAGAACTGCAGAACTTGTAGATGCAAATGAAGAACTACAAAATGAAATTATTGAGCGAAAAAAAGCAGAAGAAGAATTAGAACTAAAAGCCAGGCTTTTAGATGCGGCCACAGATTCAATAATGTTGCATGACATGGATGGAAATCCACTCTATATGAACCAAACCACCTACACATCGCGAGGTTACACTAAAGATGAAATGATGAATTTGAACCTTCGTGAATTAGAGGCTCAAGAATATAGAACTAAGATGAAAACAAGGATTAAAGATTTGATTGAGAATGGTGAAGCAATCTTTGAGACGGCTAATTACCGTAAAGACCAATCAGTAGTCCCTGTGGAAATACATGCTCAAATTATTGAATCTAAAGGTAAAAAGCTTATTCTGGGTGTTGCCCGTGATATCACCCAACGTAAAATTAATGAAGCCAAACTTAAAAATTATCAGGAACATCTGGAAGAACTGGTAGAACAACGTACTGGCGAACTTGAAAAGATTAACCAGCTTCTATTAAAAGAAATAGACGAACGAAAACATATTGAAAAAGCTTTAAAAGAATCTGAATCAGCATATAAGGCCATATTTGAAAATACTGGGACTGCAACAATGATCGTTGAAGAAGATACTTCTATTTCCTTAATAAATGCAGAAGCTGAAAGATTAACTGGCTATTTGAAAGAAGAAATTGAAGGTAAAAGACACTGGATAGAATTCATATACAAAGACGACTTAGAAAAAATGAAAACCTACCATCAATTACGGAGAACCGAACCATTGACTGCTCCAAAGACTTATGAGGCCCGGGGCATTTTTAAAGAGGGTAAAATTCGGAATGTTATTATAACTGTAGATATCATCCCTGGAACCACCAAAAGCGTGGCATCCTTTTTAGATATTACTGAGCGTAAACAGGCAGAAAAACAAATAAAAGCTTCATTAAAAGAAAAAGAGGTTCTTCTTCGAGAGGTGCATCACAGAGTTAAAAATAACATGCAAATAATATCCAGCCTTTTAAATATTCAGACTTATCAAATAACTGATAAAAAAGCCCTAAATATATTCAAAGAAAGCCAGAATAGAGTTAAATCCATGGCCATGATCCACGAAAAACTGTATCAATCTAAAGACCTGACCCTGATTGATTTTTCAGATTACATTGCCAGTTTAACATCCAGCATTTTCAGTTCATATGAAACCGATTTAAAACGTATAAAATGGGACATAAATGCCGAACACATATTAATTGGTGTTGATACTGCAATTCCATGTGGCCTTATCATTAATGAGCTGGTAACAAACTCCCTAAAACATGGTTTTGTTGATGGAAGAAAGGGAAAGATAACTATTGATCTTCACCATTATGAAAAAGATAAATTTAAACTAACAGTTAAAGATGATGGTATCAACTTCCCTGAAAATATTGACTTTAAAAACACGAAAACAGTAGGTTTACAACTAATAAATGGTTTAGTAGAACAGCTTGATGGTACTATTGAGCTTGACAGAAGTCATGGTACTGAATTCACAATCATATTTAAAGAATTAAAATATACAGAAAGAATTTGA
- a CDS encoding PAS domain S-box protein: MSTNEKNWEEMEEDEECNEELRRYAERTLRHKKEYKLPSIALKDISSLIHELQVHQIELEMQNEELHRSQIATESMNRKYFDLYNFAPIAYFSCDQKGMINDVNLEGASLLGQERCNLFQTAFIRFFTPDSRKIFHQHMKKVLDTLEIEKCEVEMLRCDGEPFHAILETMVVINSHGTCKEFRTAVIDITKHKILEEQLQKSLDERELLFAEIRQRVKNNMETMSLLLELHSKYINDEESLEIFREYQNRTKSIAIIHEKLCESDDLKHINFKDYLQKLVNNLKQSYHLSPDIKLILNVEEIYLDINTAIPCSLIINELVSNCMKHTFGNDEGEIYINFQSVDNQLKLKVKDTSNGFSEIPNNESIDSLSLEIVNNLVSQLNGTINLENSKGTEFKIEFQEKEYCKL, encoded by the coding sequence ATGAGTACAAATGAAAAAAATTGGGAAGAAATGGAGGAAGATGAAGAATGTAATGAAGAGCTTCGCCGATACGCAGAAAGAACTTTGCGCCATAAAAAAGAATACAAACTGCCCTCAATCGCTTTAAAAGATATCAGTAGTCTAATTCATGAACTTCAAGTACACCAAATTGAACTGGAAATGCAGAATGAAGAGCTTCACCGCAGCCAAATTGCTACAGAAAGTATGAATCGTAAGTATTTTGATCTTTACAATTTTGCCCCCATTGCTTATTTTTCATGTGATCAAAAAGGGATGATAAATGACGTTAATCTAGAAGGAGCTTCCCTTTTAGGTCAAGAAAGATGTAATCTTTTTCAAACCGCGTTTATTCGCTTTTTTACTCCAGATTCAAGAAAAATATTTCACCAGCACATGAAAAAGGTTCTTGATACTTTAGAAATAGAAAAATGTGAAGTTGAAATGTTAAGATGTGATGGAGAACCATTTCATGCCATTTTAGAAACTATGGTGGTTATTAACAGCCATGGAACTTGTAAAGAATTTCGAACCGCAGTTATTGATATTACAAAACACAAAATACTGGAAGAACAGCTACAAAAATCACTGGATGAAAGAGAACTGCTCTTTGCAGAAATACGCCAACGGGTTAAAAACAACATGGAAACCATGTCTCTTCTTCTGGAACTCCATTCCAAATATATAAATGATGAAGAATCACTGGAAATTTTCAGGGAATATCAAAACCGAACAAAATCAATTGCCATCATTCATGAAAAACTATGTGAGTCTGATGACCTTAAACATATTAATTTTAAGGATTACCTTCAAAAATTAGTCAACAATTTAAAACAATCTTATCATTTAAGCCCAGATATCAAATTAATTTTGAATGTGGAAGAAATTTATCTGGATATAAATACCGCCATTCCCTGCAGCTTAATCATCAACGAACTGGTTTCAAACTGTATGAAACATACTTTTGGGAATGATGAAGGTGAAATTTACATAAATTTTCAATCAGTGGACAATCAATTGAAATTAAAAGTGAAAGATACAAGTAATGGGTTTTCAGAAATTCCAAATAATGAAAGCATTGATTCACTGAGTTTAGAAATTGTGAATAATTTAGTAAGCCAACTTAATGGAACAATTAACCTTGAAAATAGTAAAGGAACTGAATTTAAAATTGAATTTCAAGAAAAAGAATACTGCAAGTTATAA
- a CDS encoding PAS domain S-box protein — protein sequence MPSANILIIEDESITSMGIKNKLERLGYTVSGIETSGNDAIKKAGELNPDLILMDIVLKGEIDGINAAKKINQRFSIPIVYLTAYFDNETLKRAKLTNPGGYITKPFSDSDLKSTIETALYNHGLEKKLKESEELYRNLFKYSLNGVALHEIVTDDKGHPVDYIFLDVNPAFEKLTGLRSEDIIGERVTHILPDITKTSLIEKYGDVALKGNSIHFEEYSPDLDKFYEISAFSPCKNQFAAVFSDITKRKLDETTLKESKKKYKDLTELLPQIICESDKNGIITFCNPVTYELTGYSKEDFDKGLNISQMVIPEDKKRIKDNLKRIIHGENPTGREYTALKKDGSTFPINIYSSPIIQDGEFMGLRSLVIDITDIKNMELSLKKSKKKYKALIKASPEAVIVTNLDGIIDFVSPKTLDLGGFKNFEDILGKSAFEFIAPEYRQKAISDFHKTLNQGLSKNAEYKILKSDGSEYIGNLNASLIKNENDEIESVVCTLRDITKIKKAEDAIKKSESYYRTIFENTGTATLIVDEDSTISLINTEGEKLCGYKKEEVEGKISWKNFVLDDYIEKMEEYHHIRRINPDLPPRNYEFELVDKYGNIKDILLTVALIPQTKKSLVSLLDITDKKQSRRALFESEKKYRQLVENAHEGIWSIDSEGITTFVNPRMAEMLNYNIEEIIGKPIFSFIETKDIETAKKYIKRSADDIKGQNDIKFIKKDGSKIYTSIETSPILDEDGNTIGVLSLVADISKRKKTEKEIKASLKEKEILLKEIHHRVKNNLQIISSLLNLQTGYINDEDTLDVFKESQNRVKSMSMIHEKLYRSKSMVKIDFGEYVTDLTRNLFYNYKIDRSIIEYNTKIDNIFFDINTAIPCGLIINELVTNCLKHAFSDIEAQKSLYEPFTPTNTKNEITIELTPLDDEFALTVADNGIGFPDNTNFRNTKSLGLQLVNNLVEQLDGTIKLDKTNGTKFRIIFKELKYKERI from the coding sequence ATGCCAAGTGCGAATATTCTAATTATTGAAGATGAAAGCATTACCTCCATGGGTATAAAAAATAAGCTTGAGCGCCTAGGATATACTGTTTCAGGAATTGAAACATCAGGAAACGACGCTATCAAAAAAGCGGGAGAGCTTAACCCTGACTTAATATTAATGGATATTGTTTTAAAAGGAGAAATTGATGGCATAAACGCTGCTAAAAAAATAAATCAACGTTTTAGCATTCCAATTGTGTATTTAACTGCTTATTTTGATAATGAAACCCTTAAAAGAGCAAAATTAACCAATCCTGGCGGTTACATAACAAAACCATTTAGTGATAGTGACTTAAAAAGTACAATAGAAACTGCTCTTTATAATCACGGTTTAGAAAAGAAATTAAAAGAAAGTGAAGAGCTTTACCGCAACCTTTTTAAATATTCTTTAAATGGTGTGGCTTTACATGAAATTGTAACTGATGATAAAGGCCATCCTGTAGATTATATATTTTTAGATGTTAATCCTGCATTTGAAAAACTTACTGGGCTTAGATCTGAAGATATAATCGGTGAAAGGGTTACTCACATATTGCCAGATATAACAAAAACCAGTTTAATTGAAAAGTATGGTGATGTGGCATTAAAAGGCAATTCAATTCATTTTGAAGAGTATTCACCAGATTTAGACAAGTTTTATGAAATTTCTGCATTTTCTCCATGTAAAAACCAGTTTGCAGCTGTTTTTTCAGATATAACTAAACGAAAATTAGATGAAACCACTTTAAAGGAAAGTAAAAAGAAATATAAGGATCTTACAGAGCTTTTACCTCAAATAATCTGTGAATCTGACAAAAATGGAATTATAACTTTCTGTAATCCAGTTACCTATGAGTTAACAGGTTATTCTAAGGAAGATTTTGATAAGGGACTTAATATATCCCAAATGGTGATTCCTGAAGATAAAAAAAGGATTAAAGATAATTTAAAGAGGATTATTCATGGGGAAAACCCAACGGGGCGTGAATATACGGCTCTTAAAAAAGATGGCAGTACTTTTCCCATAAATATATATTCGTCTCCCATTATTCAAGATGGGGAGTTTATGGGATTAAGATCATTGGTTATTGATATTACTGATATTAAAAACATGGAATTATCCTTGAAAAAGTCCAAAAAGAAATACAAAGCCTTAATAAAAGCTTCTCCAGAAGCTGTTATTGTAACTAACCTTGATGGAATAATTGATTTTGTGTCACCGAAGACACTTGATTTAGGTGGTTTTAAAAATTTTGAAGATATTCTGGGTAAAAGTGCTTTTGAATTTATTGCTCCCGAATACAGGCAAAAAGCTATTTCAGACTTCCATAAAACTCTAAACCAAGGATTATCTAAAAATGCAGAATATAAAATCCTTAAATCAGACGGATCTGAGTATATAGGGAACTTAAATGCATCTTTAATCAAAAATGAGAATGATGAGATAGAATCAGTTGTTTGCACCTTACGAGATATAACCAAAATAAAAAAAGCAGAAGATGCTATTAAAAAATCAGAATCATATTATAGAACTATATTTGAGAATACAGGTACAGCAACATTGATTGTTGACGAAGATTCTACTATTTCTCTTATAAATACAGAAGGTGAAAAACTCTGTGGATATAAAAAAGAGGAAGTAGAAGGGAAAATAAGCTGGAAAAATTTTGTTTTAGATGATTATATCGAAAAAATGGAAGAATATCACCATATTCGAAGAATTAATCCGGATTTACCTCCAAGAAATTATGAATTCGAACTTGTTGATAAATATGGTAATATTAAAGACATATTACTGACTGTTGCTTTAATTCCTCAGACTAAAAAAAGTTTGGTGTCTCTTTTAGATATTACTGATAAAAAACAATCCAGAAGAGCCCTTTTTGAAAGCGAGAAAAAATATAGGCAGCTGGTTGAAAATGCGCATGAAGGTATATGGTCAATTGACTCCGAGGGTATTACAACATTTGTAAACCCTCGAATGGCTGAAATGTTAAATTATAATATTGAAGAAATCATAGGAAAACCTATATTTTCATTTATAGAAACTAAAGATATTGAAACAGCAAAAAAATATATAAAAAGATCTGCAGACGATATCAAAGGACAAAATGACATTAAATTTATTAAAAAAGATGGTTCAAAAATTTATACCAGCATAGAAACATCCCCAATTCTTGATGAAGATGGAAATACCATTGGAGTGTTATCTTTAGTGGCTGATATTTCCAAACGTAAAAAAACAGAAAAAGAAATTAAAGCATCGTTAAAAGAAAAGGAAATATTGCTTAAGGAAATTCATCATAGAGTCAAAAACAATTTACAGATAATAAGTTCGCTTTTAAACCTTCAAACTGGATATATTAATGATGAGGATACACTTGATGTTTTTAAAGAGAGTCAGAATCGTGTAAAATCAATGTCCATGATTCATGAAAAGCTTTACAGATCAAAAAGCATGGTTAAAATTGATTTTGGAGAATATGTAACTGATCTAACTAGGAATTTATTTTATAATTATAAAATAGATAGAAGTATTATAGAATATAATACAAAAATTGATAATATCTTTTTTGACATAAATACGGCGATTCCATGTGGCTTAATAATAAATGAACTTGTTACAAACTGTTTAAAGCATGCATTTTCCGATATTGAAGCCCAGAAATCATTATATGAGCCATTCACCCCTACAAACACCAAAAATGAGATAACCATCGAACTCACTCCCTTAGATGATGAATTCGCACTGACTGTTGCAGATAATGGTATTGGATTCCCAGATAATACTAATTTTAGAAATACCAAGTCATTAGGACTGCAGTTAGTAAATAATCTTGTTGAACAACTAGACGGTACAATTAAACTTGATAAAACTAACGGTACCAAGTTTAGAATTATATTTAAAGAATTAAAATATAAAGAAAGGATTTAA
- a CDS encoding riboflavin synthase gives MKIGICDTTFARVDMGAQAIDEIKQHVGNIKFIRRTVPGIKDLPVASKKLIEEEGCKMVIALGMPGPEEKDKICAHEASTGLIKAQLMTNTHILEVFVHEDEGENAKDLRELAENRAREHAQNLVKMLFKPKEMEKEAGKGMREGRPDVGPV, from the coding sequence ATGAAAATAGGAATCTGTGATACAACTTTTGCAAGGGTAGACATGGGAGCGCAGGCTATAGATGAGATTAAACAACATGTGGGAAATATTAAATTTATAAGACGCACTGTTCCTGGAATTAAGGATCTTCCTGTGGCTTCAAAGAAATTAATTGAAGAAGAAGGTTGTAAAATGGTAATAGCACTTGGAATGCCAGGTCCTGAAGAAAAAGATAAGATTTGTGCCCATGAAGCTTCAACTGGCCTTATAAAAGCCCAGCTTATGACAAATACCCATATTTTAGAAGTTTTTGTTCATGAAGATGAAGGTGAGAATGCAAAGGACCTTAGAGAGCTTGCAGAAAACCGTGCCCGTGAACATGCACAAAATTTGGTTAAGATGTTATTTAAGCCTAAAGAAATGGAAAAAGAAGCAGGTAAAGGTATGAGAGAGGGTCGACCAGATGTTGGACCTGTTTAA
- a CDS encoding ATP-binding cassette domain-containing protein, which produces MNVIETKDITYHYPDGTEALKSVDFKAEDGKIVALLGPNGAGKSTLFLHFNGILRPSKGNVIVNGKPVQYDKKGLMNVRQNVGIVFQNPDDQLFAPTVVEDVAFGPMNLGLSKEEVEKRVNESLKRVGMDGFEKKPPHHLSGGQKKRVAIAGILAMKPKIMVLDEPTSGLDPKGASQILKILYELNKEGMTIIISTHDVDLVPLYAYQVYIISKGEIIKEGSPQEVFGDVETIRNANLRLPRIAHLMEILQKEDDLPIDKPYPLTIGEARRKLKKHFDD; this is translated from the coding sequence ATGAATGTAATCGAAACTAAAGACATCACATATCATTATCCTGACGGTACAGAAGCCTTAAAAAGTGTGGATTTTAAAGCAGAAGATGGAAAAATTGTTGCACTTTTAGGTCCTAATGGTGCAGGGAAATCAACATTATTTTTACATTTTAACGGGATTTTAAGACCTTCAAAAGGAAATGTTATTGTAAATGGGAAACCAGTGCAGTATGATAAGAAGGGATTGATGAATGTAAGGCAGAATGTAGGAATAGTATTCCAGAATCCTGATGATCAACTTTTTGCACCTACAGTAGTGGAAGATGTGGCTTTTGGTCCTATGAACTTAGGATTATCTAAAGAGGAAGTTGAAAAACGGGTTAATGAATCTTTAAAACGTGTGGGAATGGATGGATTTGAAAAAAAACCTCCTCATCACCTTAGCGGAGGCCAAAAAAAGAGAGTGGCTATTGCCGGGATTTTGGCCATGAAGCCTAAGATAATGGTTTTAGATGAACCTACATCAGGTCTGGATCCAAAAGGAGCCTCGCAAATTCTCAAAATACTGTATGAACTAAATAAAGAAGGCATGACTATAATTATATCCACCCATGATGTTGATTTGGTGCCATTGTATGCTTATCAAGTTTATATAATTAGTAAAGGAGAGATTATTAAAGAGGGAAGTCCTCAAGAAGTGTTTGGAGATGTTGAAACCATAAGGAATGCTAATTTAAGGCTTCCACGGATTGCTCATCTTATGGAAATACTGCAGAAAGAGGATGATTTGCCTATTGATAAGCCTTATCCGCTTACCATTGGTGAAGCCCGAAGAAAATTAAAGAAGCATTTTGATGATTAA
- the cbiQ gene encoding cobalt ECF transporter T component CbiQ, which translates to MFENTLDNYAHSNNLKDMNIYFKVLLGILTMLVSLISTSPVVPLIITIFMSILIVFKAKISWKFYLKFFLIPFSFGLLTFVFMALFFGVGSHVLEFGIFNLAVTEDGFNLGFLVFARMLGGFTCLAFLALTTPMTELFSVLKLVKIPRIVLELAMLMYRYIFVFLDEAINMYHSQETRLGYSSLKKSFKSMGMLGSNLFIRTWDKGEQAYIAMESRCYDGSIKTFKEPEGIGSIGAYKIVFLVLFELVLVLGVYFTGNFKIF; encoded by the coding sequence ATGTTTGAAAACACACTGGATAATTATGCTCACTCCAACAACCTTAAAGATATGAATATTTATTTTAAGGTTTTACTTGGAATTTTAACCATGTTAGTGAGTTTAATATCTACATCTCCGGTGGTTCCCCTTATTATTACTATTTTTATGTCTATTTTAATCGTCTTTAAAGCTAAAATTTCATGGAAATTCTATTTAAAATTTTTCCTTATTCCATTTAGCTTTGGATTGTTAACATTTGTTTTTATGGCCTTATTTTTTGGAGTGGGTAGCCATGTCTTGGAATTTGGAATATTCAATCTTGCAGTGACTGAAGATGGTTTTAACCTCGGATTTCTTGTTTTTGCAAGGATGCTAGGCGGTTTCACATGTTTGGCGTTTCTGGCACTTACTACCCCTATGACTGAACTTTTTTCAGTGTTAAAACTTGTTAAAATACCCAGAATTGTCTTAGAACTTGCAATGCTCATGTACCGCTATATATTTGTGTTTCTGGATGAAGCAATTAACATGTATCATTCTCAAGAGACTCGCCTTGGTTATTCATCCCTTAAAAAATCATTTAAGTCCATGGGAATGTTAGGAAGCAACCTTTTCATAAGAACATGGGACAAAGGAGAGCAAGCTTATATCGCCATGGAATCAAGATGTTATGATGGTTCCATAAAAACTTTTAAGGAACCTGAAGGCATTGGAAGCATTGGTGCTTATAAAATAGTGTTTTTGGTGTTGTTTGAATTAGTTCTTGTTCTTGGGGTGTATTTTACAGGTAATTTCAAAATCTTTTAA
- a CDS encoding energy-coupling factor ABC transporter substrate-binding protein produces the protein MVDKKPIILLCLVAIIIAIPLIMFNGMGEDQGYFSGADSLAGPAIESTGYHPWFNSIWEPPSGEIESLLFALQAAIGSLIIGYVFGYYNGQAKERKRQEKELKEVNETISK, from the coding sequence ATGGTAGATAAAAAACCAATTATTTTACTATGTCTTGTTGCAATAATTATTGCAATCCCTCTGATAATGTTCAATGGTATGGGTGAAGATCAAGGATATTTTAGTGGAGCTGATTCTTTAGCAGGGCCTGCTATTGAATCAACAGGATATCATCCCTGGTTTAACTCGATTTGGGAACCTCCCAGTGGCGAAATAGAAAGCCTCCTTTTCGCTCTTCAAGCAGCTATTGGATCCCTAATAATTGGATATGTATTTGGATATTACAATGGTCAAGCAAAAGAGCGTAAAAGACAGGAAAAAGAATTAAAAGAAGTAAATGAAACCATCAGTAAATAA
- the cbiM gene encoding cobalt ECF transporter S component CbiM, which yields MHIMEGFLPWQWCLFWYIVALPVVAYGVIQIKKITDEDPESKPLLAVSGAFIFILSSLKLPSVTGSCSHPTGTGLSAVLFGPAVTSVLGAIVLVFQALFIAHGGITTLGANIFSMGIVGPFAAWLVYKGVQRIGWGPSIGIFLAAVAGDWLTYVTTATQLSLAFPVPTFGAAFAKFMVIFAYTQVPLAIAEGLLTVIVFDYIMKLRPDILVKLKVISPKVDGTSKVVV from the coding sequence GTGCATATAATGGAAGGATTTTTACCATGGCAATGGTGTCTTTTTTGGTACATTGTGGCCTTACCAGTAGTTGCTTATGGTGTAATACAAATAAAAAAGATTACAGACGAAGATCCAGAATCTAAACCTCTTTTAGCAGTTTCAGGAGCGTTTATTTTTATTTTATCATCTCTCAAATTACCTTCAGTTACAGGGAGCTGTTCACATCCTACAGGTACTGGATTATCTGCAGTACTTTTTGGCCCTGCAGTTACCAGTGTTTTAGGTGCTATCGTATTAGTATTCCAAGCTTTATTTATAGCTCATGGTGGAATAACAACTCTAGGAGCTAATATTTTTTCAATGGGTATCGTAGGTCCATTTGCAGCCTGGTTGGTTTACAAAGGTGTCCAAAGAATTGGATGGGGTCCTTCAATTGGAATATTTTTAGCAGCAGTTGCTGGTGACTGGTTAACGTATGTTACCACTGCTACTCAACTATCTTTGGCCTTCCCAGTTCCCACATTTGGTGCAGCATTTGCAAAGTTTATGGTAATATTTGCCTATACTCAGGTTCCTCTGGCTATAGCAGAAGGTCTTTTAACTGTAATTGTGTTTGATTACATAATGAAGCTTAGACCTGATATTCTGGTAAAATTAAAAGTTATCAGCCCTAAAGTAGATGGAACTTCAAAGGTGGTGGTCTAA
- the pyrF gene encoding orotidine-5'-phosphate decarboxylase, with amino-acid sequence MEIKNNIILALDVLNMEEALEIVENVSDYINTIKIGYPLVLSEGLKSISKLEENFNCKIIADFKVADIPETNEKIANLTFEAGADAIIVHGFVGEDSVQACMNSAEDYNREIFLLTEMSHPGASMFIQKDAEDIAEMGIRMGITNYVGPSTKLDRLRKIRKIVGDDSFIISPGVGAQGGDPKETLNFADALIVGRSIYLSKDPEKAVKDIIESIES; translated from the coding sequence ATGGAAATTAAAAATAACATAATTCTTGCGCTCGACGTTTTAAATATGGAAGAAGCTCTTGAAATAGTTGAAAATGTTTCAGATTATATAAACACAATTAAAATTGGCTACCCTTTAGTTTTAAGTGAAGGACTTAAATCGATTTCCAAATTAGAGGAAAATTTTAATTGCAAAATAATCGCCGATTTTAAAGTTGCAGATATTCCTGAAACTAACGAAAAAATAGCTAATCTTACATTTGAAGCAGGTGCAGATGCAATTATTGTTCATGGATTTGTAGGTGAAGACAGTGTCCAAGCTTGCATGAATTCTGCCGAAGATTATAACAGAGAAATCTTCCTTTTAACTGAAATGTCCCATCCTGGTGCTTCAATGTTTATTCAAAAAGATGCAGAAGACATTGCTGAAATGGGCATTAGAATGGGAATAACTAACTATGTAGGACCTTCAACTAAATTAGATCGTCTCCGAAAGATTAGAAAAATTGTGGGAGATGATTCATTCATTATTTCTCCAGGTGTAGGTGCCCAGGGTGGAGATCCAAAGGAAACATTAAATTTTGCAGATGCATTAATTGTTGGAAGATCAATTTATCTGTCAAAAGACCCTGAAAAAGCAGTTAAAGATATAATTGAAAGTATCGAGTCTTAA